One part of the Lycium ferocissimum isolate CSIRO_LF1 chromosome 8, AGI_CSIRO_Lferr_CH_V1, whole genome shotgun sequence genome encodes these proteins:
- the LOC132067389 gene encoding cyclin-D1-1: MSVSCSDCFSGLLCDEDSDTVFSSDIESRYADIDESIAGLIEDERNFVPGFDYIERFQSQSLDVAAREESVAWILKVQRHYGFQPLTAYLAVNYFDRFLYSRSLPQTNGWPLQLLSVACLSLAAKMEEPLVPSLLDLQVEGAKYIFEPKTIQRMEFLVLRILDWRLRSITPFSYLSYFAYKLDSVGTFTAFLISRASQIILSNIQEASFLEYWPSCIAAATILCAANDLPNFSLVNAEHAESWCDGLHKDKIVGCYKLVQKYAIALRPRRFPRVIPQVRVMTRASTTVASSDSSPSSSSSSSSSTSYKRRKLSNSWWSTTDDDRASSE, translated from the exons ATGTCAGTCTCGTGCTCCGACTGCTTCTCCGGCCTACTTTGCGACGAGGACTCCGACACTGTTTTCTCGTCCGACATCGAATCTCGGTACGCTGATATCGATGAATCTATCGCTGGTCTTATTGAAGATGAGCGGAATTTTGTGCCtggatttgattatattgaGAGGTTTCAATCTCAGTCACTAGACGTTGCTGCTAGAGAAGAATCCGTTGCATGGATTCTCAAG gtaCAACGCCACTATGGTTTCCAGCCATTAACGGCGTATCTCGCCGTTAATTATTTTGATCGTTTTCTCTACTCTAGAAGCTTGCCG CAAACAAACGGTTGGCCGCTGCAACTATTGTCGGTTGCTTGCTTATCTTTAGCTGCAAAAATGGAGGAACCTCTTGTTCCTTCTCTTTTGGATCTTCAG GTTGAAGGTGCAAAgtatatatttgaacccaaaaccATACAAAGAATGGAGTTTCTTGTACTGAGAATATTAGATTGGAGGCTCCGATCCATAACCCCGTTTAGCTACCTCAGCTACTTTGCCTATAAACTTGATTCAGTAGGAACTTTCACTGCCTTCCTTATTTCAAGGGCTTCTCAGATTATCCTCTCAAATATTCAAG AAGCTAGCTTTCTTGAGTATTGGCCATCATGCATAGCTGCAGCTACAATACTTTGTGCAGCTAATGACCTTCCAAATTTCTCTCTCGTGAACGCTGAACATGCTGAATCTTGGTGTGATGGACTACACAAA GATAAAATCGTGGGGTGCTACAAATTAGTGCAAAAGTACGCGATTGCATTAAGACCTCGGAGATTTCCAAGAGTTATACCACAGGTACGAGTCATGACTCGGGCTAGTACTACTGTAGCATCCAGTGACTCATCACCCTCCTCGTCGTCGTCATCATCTTCCTCCACATCTTATAAAAGGAGAAAACTAAGTAACAGCTGGTGGAGTACTACAGATGATGATAGAGCAAGTTCGGAATAA